One genomic window of Bacillus mycoides includes the following:
- a CDS encoding PAS domain-containing sensor histidine kinase, whose amino-acid sequence MNARLMELIDVSTIETMAEQFYKLTNISHQLLDAENECIFSFGINEMKVCKLPKIEIPLFLYNQYLGSFVVWSKRSEIFNCQKYFEMLSNLIIAGVKKAVQSKNTSLLSRKEEELHTILQNMPVMVDALDYNGDFVLWNRECEIVTGYTAEEIIGNPKALQLLYPDHNYRHQIQNKFLTRGKNFRDWEMSLTCKNGEIKTIMWSNISEQFPVTGFSYWAVGVDITHLKAIEGQLKQQTSELELIFKALPDLCFLTEYDGTIIDYKAGSPTKFYVPAEAFMGKKFYEILPSPVAQQFQEAIRQLKEEGKNVIVEYPLTINESIDFFEARCLPLLQDKIMIVVRDITERKKAEELLNKSDTLAAIGQLAAGVAHEVRNPLTVIKGFIQLFQINKEDQEKYFNLMLSEIERIEAILQEFLSIAKTDEIPTEKKNICQIFKNVVSLINTKAIMTNIQVELFTDSKEMIIECSENQLKQVFINILQNSIEAMPDGGKISIHIKEMNEGGIIIDVVDEGIGIPEERIKRLGEPFYSTKEKGTGIGLMLSYKIIESHHGTISIMSDVGVGTTVTIYLPKFQNEPSISKSEDRSVTIRSI is encoded by the coding sequence ATGAATGCGCGGCTAATGGAACTTATTGATGTGAGTACAATAGAAACCATGGCAGAACAATTTTATAAATTAACCAACATATCACATCAACTTCTTGATGCTGAAAACGAATGTATATTTTCATTTGGAATTAATGAAATGAAAGTATGTAAACTTCCCAAAATTGAAATCCCCCTTTTCTTATACAATCAATATTTAGGATCTTTTGTTGTATGGTCCAAACGAAGCGAAATTTTCAATTGTCAAAAATATTTTGAAATGCTTTCTAACCTCATTATAGCTGGGGTGAAAAAAGCAGTTCAAAGTAAAAATACATCGTTACTTTCTCGAAAAGAGGAAGAACTACATACGATCTTACAAAACATGCCTGTTATGGTTGATGCGCTTGACTATAATGGAGATTTTGTTTTGTGGAATCGAGAATGCGAGATTGTAACAGGTTATACTGCTGAAGAAATAATTGGGAATCCAAAAGCTCTTCAATTACTGTATCCTGACCATAATTATCGCCATCAAATACAAAATAAATTTTTGACTCGTGGAAAAAATTTTAGAGATTGGGAAATGAGTTTAACATGTAAAAATGGTGAAATTAAAACGATAATGTGGTCCAATATATCTGAGCAGTTTCCTGTAACAGGATTTAGTTACTGGGCTGTTGGGGTAGATATTACACATTTAAAAGCGATAGAAGGGCAATTAAAACAACAAACCTCTGAATTAGAATTAATTTTTAAAGCTTTACCAGATTTATGTTTTTTAACAGAATACGATGGGACAATTATAGATTATAAAGCAGGATCTCCTACAAAATTTTACGTACCCGCAGAAGCTTTTATGGGAAAAAAGTTTTACGAAATATTACCGTCTCCAGTAGCACAGCAATTTCAAGAAGCAATTCGCCAATTGAAAGAAGAAGGAAAGAATGTAATTGTAGAATACCCTCTAACAATTAATGAAAGTATCGATTTCTTTGAAGCTAGATGTTTACCATTATTACAAGATAAAATTATGATTGTTGTCCGCGATATTACAGAGCGGAAAAAGGCAGAAGAATTGCTAAATAAATCAGATACACTTGCGGCAATTGGTCAATTAGCAGCCGGTGTAGCACATGAAGTGAGGAACCCTTTAACTGTAATAAAAGGATTTATACAATTATTCCAAATTAACAAAGAGGATCAAGAAAAATATTTTAATCTTATGCTTTCTGAAATCGAGAGAATTGAAGCAATCCTTCAGGAATTTTTGTCGATTGCTAAAACAGATGAAATCCCTACTGAGAAGAAAAATATTTGTCAAATATTCAAAAATGTTGTGTCGTTAATTAACACAAAAGCAATTATGACAAACATTCAAGTTGAGTTATTTACAGATTCCAAAGAGATGATTATTGAATGCTCTGAAAATCAATTAAAACAAGTATTTATTAATATTTTGCAAAATTCAATTGAAGCGATGCCAGATGGTGGGAAGATTTCAATTCATATTAAAGAAATGAATGAAGGTGGTATCATAATAGATGTAGTAGACGAAGGAATAGGGATACCAGAAGAAAGAATTAAGAGATTGGGTGAACCTTTTTATAGTACGAAAGAAAAAGGAACAGGAATCGGATTGATGCTAAGTTATAAAATCATTGAAAGTCACCATGGGACTATTAGTATTATGAGTGATGTTGGTGTCGGGACAACTGTAACAATTTACTTACCAAAATTTCAAAATGAACCGTCCATATCAAAGAGTGAAGATAGATCCGTAACAATACGCTCTATATAA
- a CDS encoding cysteine dioxygenase family protein, translating to MLTCNGSKTFQIFIKAVTDLIDGDLLEEQIVCEIETLLEELLEKKTWLPLDKQKANSAQYARHLLYEDPLKRFEVLALVWKDGQSTPLHDHDGTWGVEGVFSGRIMVQNFVQTKQLGNSLSYLTHTGNLYLGEGETDKVIPPADCHILEISENESVITIHIYGKRLEKFKVYIPTEEKNVYMCETKDISYNS from the coding sequence ATGTTAACGTGCAATGGGAGTAAAACGTTTCAAATATTTATTAAAGCTGTAACTGATTTAATAGATGGTGATTTATTGGAAGAACAAATCGTGTGTGAAATTGAAACATTACTAGAAGAACTTTTAGAAAAGAAAACATGGCTTCCATTAGATAAACAGAAGGCGAATTCGGCTCAATATGCACGACACTTACTGTATGAAGATCCGTTAAAACGTTTTGAAGTATTAGCTCTCGTATGGAAAGATGGACAATCTACACCATTACATGATCATGATGGCACATGGGGAGTAGAAGGCGTTTTTTCAGGAAGGATAATGGTGCAGAACTTTGTTCAAACGAAGCAACTTGGAAATTCACTTTCTTATTTAACACATACAGGAAATCTTTATTTGGGAGAAGGCGAAACAGATAAAGTAATTCCACCAGCTGATTGTCATATTCTAGAAATATCCGAAAATGAAAGCGTAATCACTATTCATATATACGGAAAACGTTTAGAAAAGTTTAAAGTATATATACCAACAGAAGAAAAAAACGTATACATGTGTGAGACAAAAGATATTAGTTATAATTCGTAG
- a CDS encoding DUF1540 domain-containing protein, whose product MAQDVLCEVNNCKFWANGNKCSADAIYVVSNKGKQASTTEETDCKTFDPEI is encoded by the coding sequence ATGGCACAAGACGTTTTATGTGAAGTAAACAACTGTAAATTTTGGGCTAACGGTAACAAATGTAGTGCAGATGCAATTTATGTAGTAAGTAATAAAGGGAAACAAGCTTCTACTACGGAAGAAACAGATTGTAAAACTTTCGATCCAGAAATATAA
- a CDS encoding macrolide family glycosyltransferase, which yields MLNILIVNFPAEGHVNPTLSLIKAFTERGDNVHYITTENFKERLEVLGAIVHTHPDLLKEISIDNETSYGLKSFFHVHVQTSLYILEITKELCKSINFDFVVYDIFGAGELVKEYLQVPGIVSSPIFLIPPELLETLPFHPNAEIQFQPDELSEKLLYQMEHEFGVKPKNNLQFMHNKGDISLVYTSRYFQPNSDSFGENNVFIGPSIIKRKTNAKFPLELLSKKKVIYISMGTLLEGLEPFFNTCIDAFSNFEGIVVMAIGDRNDISKIKQAPDNFIIAPYVPQSEILSEADVFITHGGMNSVHDAIYFNVPFVIIPHDKDQPMIAQRLTELEAAHRLLKEHVNVQTLKEAVTDVLSNKKYKYGIRKLNESFLECGGSKRAIAVIDALLNK from the coding sequence GTGTTGAATATTTTAATAGTTAATTTTCCTGCAGAGGGACATGTAAATCCTACATTAAGTTTAATAAAGGCCTTTACTGAAAGAGGAGATAACGTACACTATATTACAACGGAAAACTTTAAGGAAAGGCTTGAAGTTTTGGGAGCTATTGTACATACTCATCCGGATTTATTAAAGGAGATTTCTATTGATAATGAAACTTCATATGGATTAAAATCTTTCTTTCATGTACATGTTCAAACTTCTTTATATATATTAGAAATTACGAAAGAATTATGTAAAAGCATAAATTTTGATTTCGTAGTTTATGATATATTTGGTGCCGGAGAGTTAGTAAAGGAATATTTACAAGTTCCAGGCATAGTTTCCTCTCCTATATTTTTAATTCCACCAGAATTATTGGAAACCTTGCCTTTTCATCCAAATGCAGAAATACAATTCCAACCCGATGAACTCTCTGAAAAGTTACTGTATCAAATGGAACATGAATTTGGAGTAAAGCCCAAAAATAATCTTCAATTTATGCATAATAAGGGAGATATTAGTCTCGTGTATACAAGTCGTTATTTTCAACCTAATAGCGATTCGTTCGGAGAAAACAATGTTTTTATTGGACCGAGTATTATAAAGCGCAAAACAAATGCAAAGTTTCCACTTGAATTGCTTTCAAAAAAGAAAGTTATTTATATTTCAATGGGAACACTTCTTGAAGGGCTCGAACCATTTTTTAATACTTGTATTGATGCTTTTTCAAATTTCGAAGGGATTGTAGTAATGGCGATCGGTGATAGAAATGATATTTCAAAAATTAAGCAAGCGCCAGACAACTTTATTATAGCCCCTTACGTACCTCAATCAGAAATATTAAGTGAAGCAGATGTTTTTATTACACATGGTGGAATGAATAGTGTGCACGATGCAATTTATTTCAATGTCCCATTTGTGATAATACCGCATGATAAAGATCAACCTATGATAGCGCAAAGATTAACTGAGCTTGAGGCAGCACATAGATTATTGAAAGAGCATGTTAATGTGCAAACTTTAAAAGAGGCGGTAACAGACGTTCTTTCAAATAAAAAGTATAAATATGGCATTCGAAAACTGAATGAAAGTTTTTTAGAGTGTGGTGGTTCCAAGAGAGCCATTGCAGTTATTGATGCTCTTTTAAATAAATAG
- a CDS encoding aspartate/glutamate racemase family protein, which yields MMKVIGLIGGLSWESTSLYYKHINTLTLSQCNQNAKLILYSMDFGEVTTLLQNHQYEEVKNELVTVAKKVENSGAECLLMCSNTVHLFAEEVEQAISIPLLHIGDVSAKEMVEQNIKRIGLLGTKQTMEQDFYTSRLAKYNIETIIPNDEERTFIHHVILNELSRGIISETSREKLIQITNSLIQNGAEGILLGCTEIPLLISQNDLTVPVFDTAFLHANTAVQFAG from the coding sequence ATGATGAAAGTAATTGGCTTAATTGGCGGACTAAGTTGGGAATCGACATCGTTATACTATAAACATATTAATACACTTACTCTCTCTCAATGTAATCAAAATGCGAAGCTTATTTTATATAGCATGGACTTTGGTGAGGTAACTACATTATTACAAAATCATCAATATGAAGAAGTGAAAAATGAATTAGTCACAGTAGCCAAAAAGGTAGAAAACTCTGGAGCTGAATGTTTACTAATGTGTTCAAATACGGTCCATTTATTTGCTGAGGAAGTAGAACAAGCAATATCAATCCCACTTCTTCATATCGGTGATGTAAGTGCTAAAGAAATGGTAGAACAGAATATAAAACGTATCGGACTATTAGGAACAAAACAAACGATGGAACAAGATTTCTATACATCACGACTAGCAAAATATAACATTGAGACAATTATCCCAAATGACGAAGAAAGAACTTTTATCCATCACGTCATATTAAACGAATTAAGTAGAGGCATTATTTCAGAAACTTCAAGGGAGAAACTAATACAAATTACCAATTCATTAATTCAAAACGGTGCGGAAGGTATATTACTAGGCTGTACTGAAATACCATTGCTTATTTCCCAAAATGACCTTACTGTTCCTGTTTTTGATACTGCTTTTTTACATGCAAATACTGCTGTACAATTTGCTGGATAA
- a CDS encoding MFS transporter, with the protein MSTTAETKQNQGVSQVLKNRFVQGILASALFLQIGIWVRNFAVLLYVMEMTKGDAFAISMISVAEFAPIFIFSFIGGTFADRWKPKKTMIWCETLSSISVFAVLITLMFGTWKIVFFVTLISAILSQFSQPSGMKLFKQHLSTEQIQLAMSLYQTIFAIFMVLGPILGTFIFHSFGIYISIIITGIAFLLAAVVLLFLPKDLENEAEKKEITLLQEMIDGIQYVKKKKALTLLGLCFMAAGLGIGLIQPLGIFIVTEQLGLSKESLQWLLTVNGAGMIVGGALAMIFAKNVAPQKMLIVGMLGQAIGIGIIGYSTNLWVTLTAQLFSGLALPCIQIGINTLIIQNSDTDFIGRVNGILSPLFTGSMVVTMSIAGALKETFSLSTMYEGTALLFIIGLLFILPIYNLKPVIAVESEMNGKGSAVQHES; encoded by the coding sequence ATGTCGACGACTGCAGAAACGAAACAAAATCAGGGAGTATCACAAGTATTAAAAAATCGATTTGTGCAAGGAATTCTTGCTTCAGCATTATTTTTACAAATTGGAATATGGGTTCGGAACTTTGCAGTATTACTTTATGTTATGGAAATGACGAAAGGTGATGCTTTTGCAATTTCGATGATTTCAGTTGCCGAATTTGCACCGATTTTTATCTTCTCCTTTATTGGTGGGACCTTTGCGGATAGATGGAAGCCGAAGAAGACAATGATATGGTGTGAAACTTTAAGTTCTATATCAGTGTTCGCAGTATTGATCACTCTAATGTTTGGTACGTGGAAAATCGTGTTTTTTGTGACGCTCATATCTGCGATTCTTTCACAGTTTTCCCAACCATCCGGAATGAAATTATTTAAACAACATTTATCGACAGAACAAATTCAATTAGCGATGTCATTATACCAAACGATATTTGCAATATTTATGGTGTTAGGACCGATTCTTGGAACATTTATCTTTCACAGTTTTGGAATCTATATTTCAATAATAATTACTGGTATCGCATTTTTACTTGCTGCAGTTGTATTGTTATTTCTTCCGAAAGATCTTGAAAACGAAGCAGAGAAAAAAGAAATAACTCTATTGCAGGAAATGATTGATGGTATTCAATATGTAAAAAAGAAAAAAGCATTAACTTTGCTCGGTCTATGTTTTATGGCAGCTGGACTCGGTATAGGGCTTATCCAGCCGCTCGGAATATTTATTGTGACAGAACAACTAGGATTATCAAAAGAAAGTTTACAGTGGTTATTAACAGTAAATGGTGCAGGAATGATTGTTGGCGGAGCTTTAGCAATGATATTCGCGAAAAACGTGGCCCCGCAAAAGATGTTAATTGTAGGTATGCTCGGTCAGGCAATCGGAATTGGTATTATAGGCTATTCCACAAATTTATGGGTTACACTTACTGCACAACTTTTTAGCGGATTAGCTTTACCGTGCATTCAAATTGGGATTAATACGCTTATTATTCAAAATAGTGATACGGATTTTATTGGGCGCGTGAATGGTATTCTAAGTCCATTATTTACTGGTTCTATGGTAGTAACGATGAGTATTGCTGGAGCGTTAAAAGAAACCTTTTCTTTAAGTACAATGTATGAAGGGACAGCTCTATTATTTATAATTGGATTATTGTTTATTTTACCTATATATAATCTAAAGCCAGTTATAGCAGTAGAAAGTGAAATGAATGGTAAAGGAAGTGCTGTGCAACATGAATCCTAA
- a CDS encoding Cof-type HAD-IIB family hydrolase: MKLIAIDLDGTLLSGNKMISKENAEAIRKCQEAGHVVAICTGRSIVDIERLLLEVDLECPIIAENGALIYKDKKMMKRYPIQNMQALEIVEYLEENGLYYQLYTNKGVYVPDYGVESVRNEIEYVRNAKENFDLKELETIAALYLEHTAFHSTESCKPIVEMDIHVHKLLPFSYDIEKLKKLKETFLHNTDLAITSSYWHNLEINHRDAQKGNGLYTLAEHLNIPVENTVAIGDGLNDVSMMEKANISIAMGNAVEEIKAMCQYETLTNEEHGVAHALYKYVM; the protein is encoded by the coding sequence ATGAAATTAATCGCAATTGATCTAGATGGAACTCTTCTTTCAGGGAATAAAATGATTAGTAAAGAGAATGCAGAAGCAATTCGGAAATGTCAAGAAGCTGGCCATGTTGTAGCAATTTGTACTGGACGTTCTATTGTGGATATTGAACGACTATTGTTAGAAGTTGATTTGGAGTGTCCGATTATCGCGGAAAATGGTGCGCTTATATATAAAGATAAAAAAATGATGAAGAGATATCCAATTCAAAATATGCAGGCACTTGAGATTGTAGAATATCTTGAAGAGAATGGCTTGTATTATCAGCTTTATACTAATAAAGGTGTGTATGTACCGGATTATGGAGTAGAGAGTGTACGTAATGAAATTGAGTATGTGAGGAATGCAAAAGAAAATTTCGATTTGAAAGAGTTAGAAACGATTGCTGCATTATACCTTGAGCATACAGCATTTCATAGTACAGAAAGCTGTAAACCAATTGTAGAAATGGATATACATGTGCATAAACTTTTACCGTTTTCTTATGACATAGAGAAATTAAAAAAATTAAAAGAAACGTTTCTGCATAATACGGATTTAGCTATTACATCTTCCTATTGGCATAATTTAGAGATTAATCATCGAGATGCTCAAAAAGGAAATGGATTATATACTTTAGCAGAACATCTTAATATTCCAGTTGAAAACACTGTAGCAATAGGCGATGGCTTAAACGATGTTTCTATGATGGAGAAAGCAAATATATCAATTGCAATGGGAAATGCAGTTGAAGAAATAAAAGCGATGTGTCAATACGAAACGTTAACAAATGAAGAACATGGTGTCGCACATGCTTTATATAAATATGTAATGTAA
- a CDS encoding peptidoglycan D,D-transpeptidase FtsI family protein yields MNKQKKKNGWPIPIRLNILFFCVFLLFSGIIIQLGKVQIFDGETYKNEVEKRENATVSLTVPRGKIYDREGNPVVDNKSLRTITYTKVKGVKSEEMLKTARQLAEIIEMPQEDIDKLTETDKKDFWMQLNPKVAQNLVSKKEIDKFRENDIAGKELDKKTEELKRKRVSDKNLQELTAQDIEVLAIKSKMTSGYQMAPQIIKKDVSEKEYTVISENLANLPGVDASVDWERFYVNDGLFRSVLGNVSNADEGLPRERLDYYLVRDYSRNDRVGKSYIEQQYEDVLHGTKKEVRSLADKQGNTIRTETVSEGKSGKNLTLTIDMELQKKVEESIEKILKAYKGSESMLDRAFVVMMNPKNGQVLSMAGKKLVEKDGKTEVEDYALGTMTSSYELGSTVKGATVLTGFETKAITPGTYFYDAPMKFKGTKEKKSWKDFGNIDDLRALQVSSNVYMFNTALKIAGVDYVRNSSLDIKKEYFDKMRYYFRQFGLGVPTGIDLPNETAGQIGRKDNQPGFLLDFSIGQYDTYTPLQLAQYISTIANGGYRMKPQIIQEIREQTAQKDEIGKVVHSLEPVVLNRVDMKEDYINQVKEGFRRVFQEGDGTGVRAFQKAPYKPAGKTGTAQTVYGGESDIGRNDKGERMKCYNLTLAGYAPYDDPEVAFSVVVPWVINDKSGINSDIGKEVLDAYFDLKNK; encoded by the coding sequence GTGAACAAGCAAAAAAAGAAGAACGGTTGGCCAATACCAATACGGTTAAATATTTTATTCTTTTGTGTATTTTTATTATTTTCTGGAATTATAATCCAGTTGGGTAAAGTGCAAATTTTCGATGGAGAAACATATAAGAATGAAGTAGAAAAAAGAGAGAATGCAACTGTTAGTCTTACAGTACCACGCGGGAAAATTTATGACCGCGAAGGTAATCCAGTTGTTGACAATAAGTCTTTACGTACGATTACATATACAAAGGTGAAAGGTGTAAAATCGGAAGAAATGCTAAAAACTGCAAGACAACTTGCAGAAATAATTGAAATGCCGCAAGAAGATATAGATAAGTTAACCGAGACAGATAAGAAAGATTTTTGGATGCAATTAAATCCAAAGGTTGCTCAAAATTTAGTATCTAAAAAAGAAATAGATAAGTTTAGAGAAAATGATATTGCCGGAAAAGAGCTAGATAAAAAAACTGAAGAGTTAAAGAGAAAACGAGTTTCAGATAAAAACCTTCAAGAATTAACAGCTCAGGATATAGAAGTGTTGGCTATTAAAAGTAAAATGACTTCAGGTTATCAAATGGCACCTCAAATTATTAAAAAAGATGTTAGTGAAAAGGAATATACTGTGATTAGTGAAAACTTAGCAAACCTCCCAGGGGTAGATGCATCAGTTGATTGGGAGCGTTTCTATGTTAATGATGGTTTATTCCGCTCGGTACTTGGAAATGTTTCGAATGCTGATGAAGGATTACCACGTGAACGATTAGATTATTATTTAGTGCGTGATTATAGCCGGAATGACAGGGTCGGGAAAAGTTACATCGAACAACAATATGAAGATGTACTTCATGGTACGAAGAAAGAAGTAAGAAGTCTTGCTGATAAACAAGGTAATACGATTAGAACGGAAACAGTTTCCGAAGGGAAAAGCGGCAAGAATTTAACTTTAACAATAGATATGGAATTACAGAAAAAAGTTGAAGAGAGCATAGAAAAAATATTAAAGGCCTATAAAGGTTCAGAATCGATGTTGGACCGTGCTTTCGTTGTAATGATGAATCCGAAAAACGGTCAAGTATTATCAATGGCTGGGAAAAAGTTAGTAGAAAAAGATGGAAAAACAGAAGTTGAAGATTACGCTTTAGGTACGATGACAAGTTCATATGAGCTTGGATCAACTGTTAAAGGTGCAACAGTATTAACTGGTTTTGAAACGAAAGCTATAACACCAGGTACTTACTTTTATGATGCGCCTATGAAGTTTAAAGGAACTAAGGAGAAAAAGTCTTGGAAAGATTTCGGGAATATTGATGATCTAAGAGCTTTACAAGTTTCTTCTAATGTTTATATGTTTAATACAGCATTAAAAATTGCAGGTGTGGATTATGTTAGAAATAGTTCACTAGATATTAAAAAAGAATACTTTGATAAAATGAGGTATTATTTCAGACAATTTGGTTTAGGTGTTCCAACGGGTATTGATTTACCAAATGAAACAGCTGGACAAATCGGGAGAAAAGATAATCAACCAGGTTTCTTATTAGATTTTTCTATTGGCCAGTACGATACGTATACACCACTTCAGCTTGCACAGTACATTTCTACTATTGCAAATGGTGGGTATCGTATGAAACCACAAATTATTCAAGAGATTAGAGAACAAACTGCGCAAAAAGATGAAATCGGTAAAGTCGTGCACTCATTAGAACCAGTTGTTTTAAATAGAGTGGATATGAAAGAAGATTATATAAATCAAGTAAAAGAAGGATTTAGAAGAGTATTCCAAGAAGGAGATGGAACAGGAGTAAGGGCGTTCCAAAAGGCACCATATAAACCAGCTGGTAAAACAGGGACAGCACAGACAGTATATGGTGGAGAAAGCGACATAGGTAGAAATGATAAAGGTGAACGAATGAAATGTTATAATTTAACATTAGCAGGATATGCGCCTTATGATGATCCAGAAGTAGCATTTTCCGTTGTAGTACCATGGGTTATAAATGATAAGTCTGGTATTAACTCTGATATTGGAAAAGAAGTTTTAGATGCTTATTTTGATTTAAAAAATAAGTGA
- a CDS encoding ECF-type riboflavin transporter substrate-binding protein gives MNKLTTKLVVAIGIGAALYGVLGLWGFSIAPNTFIKPALAILTVFGALFGPVAGLLIGLIGHTVTDTIAGWGIWWGWVFSSGIIGFSMGLIQKRTGFSVKNGAYNNRDISYFAIAGLVGIVIAIIFAGAFDIIVMGEPFDKIVIQVLGATISDIIVFLVLGLPITIGLAKANRKHTHLKIEK, from the coding sequence ATGAACAAATTAACGACAAAACTAGTAGTAGCAATCGGAATTGGAGCAGCTTTATACGGGGTATTAGGGCTTTGGGGATTTTCTATCGCACCCAATACATTTATTAAACCAGCATTGGCTATATTAACAGTTTTTGGTGCGTTATTTGGCCCAGTAGCAGGACTATTAATAGGGCTTATTGGTCATACCGTTACAGATACAATCGCTGGTTGGGGTATTTGGTGGGGATGGGTGTTTAGTTCGGGGATTATCGGATTTTCAATGGGTCTTATACAAAAAAGAACTGGTTTCAGTGTAAAAAATGGAGCGTATAATAACCGTGATATTTCTTATTTTGCAATAGCGGGGTTAGTTGGAATTGTCATTGCCATTATATTTGCTGGTGCATTCGATATTATTGTGATGGGAGAACCGTTTGACAAAATCGTTATACAAGTACTAGGAGCAACCATTTCAGACATTATTGTATTTTTAGTTCTTGGATTACCAATCACGATTGGT
- the lepB gene encoding signal peptidase I, with product MKQLILKDWRKICSYILIIIGIIIINKSFLFCMVEGISMQPTLNENNRILVNKASVYFSSFHHGDVVIIKKEDEPTYYVKRIIGLPGDNIQLRNDVVYINGKKRDELYIQLDMSQVSNRFSNFREMKVPSHKLFVLGDNRNHSKDSRNTLGLIDESHVIGKVKMVYYPFDQIKWLK from the coding sequence ATGAAGCAATTGATTCTAAAAGATTGGAGAAAAATATGTAGCTATATTTTAATTATAATAGGAATTATTATTATTAATAAGTCATTTTTATTTTGTATGGTAGAAGGAATTTCGATGCAACCTACTTTGAATGAAAATAATCGCATACTAGTTAATAAGGCTAGTGTCTATTTTTCTTCTTTTCATCATGGTGATGTTGTAATAATAAAAAAAGAAGACGAGCCTACATACTACGTGAAACGAATTATTGGATTACCAGGGGATAACATACAATTAAGAAACGATGTGGTATATATTAACGGTAAAAAGCGAGATGAGTTGTATATACAGTTAGATATGTCACAAGTATCAAATCGTTTTTCAAACTTTAGAGAAATGAAAGTTCCCTCGCATAAATTATTTGTATTAGGTGATAATCGAAATCATAGTAAAGATAGTAGGAATACACTTGGACTTATCGATGAGTCACATGTAATAGGTAAAGTGAAAATGGTATATTATCCATTTGATCAAATAAAATGGTTAAAATAA
- a CDS encoding Vat family streptogramin A O-acetyltransferase has product MNPNPNVKYPIEGNQNVHFIKNTIMKSNIIVGDYSYYDAKHGETFEDQVLYHYEFIGDRLVIGKFCCIASGVTFIMNGANHRMDGFSAYPFNIFRNGWEKFTPQLSDLPYKGDTVIGNDVWVGMDTTIMPGIKIGDGAIIAAKSVVTRDVAPYTIVGGNPANKIKERFSNAIIDELLQIQWWNFDIEKITENIDAIVRGDIESLRKLKR; this is encoded by the coding sequence ATGAATCCTAATCCAAACGTTAAATACCCAATTGAAGGAAATCAAAACGTTCATTTTATAAAAAACACAATAATGAAATCTAATATAATCGTTGGTGATTATTCTTACTATGATGCGAAGCATGGGGAAACATTTGAAGATCAAGTATTATATCATTATGAATTTATCGGGGATCGTCTCGTTATTGGTAAATTTTGTTGCATTGCGTCTGGAGTTACCTTTATTATGAACGGAGCGAATCATCGAATGGATGGATTTTCGGCATATCCATTTAATATTTTTAGGAATGGCTGGGAGAAATTCACACCACAGTTATCTGATCTGCCCTATAAAGGAGATACAGTGATTGGAAATGACGTTTGGGTTGGTATGGACACAACTATTATGCCTGGAATAAAAATAGGTGATGGTGCAATAATTGCAGCTAAATCTGTTGTGACCAGAGACGTCGCACCATATACAATTGTTGGTGGAAACCCTGCAAATAAAATAAAAGAGAGATTTTCAAATGCAATAATAGATGAATTATTGCAAATTCAATGGTGGAATTTTGACATTGAAAAAATAACCGAAAATATTGATGCTATTGTACGAGGGGATATAGAATCATTAAGAAAGCTAAAAAGGTAA